In Chryseobacterium gleum, a single genomic region encodes these proteins:
- a CDS encoding sensor histidine kinase — translation MQQQKIKISPAIIWISSVFLGVLSSVPQLASHEFNWKEAVVNSAITAAFSIIMWYINIYMLNRTGKRRQHISYSRLMVVLAFGMVIMFGLAWIQQLILSHINFGPVMLMVEVRGILINLVCYMFLTLLQNNYTGQQIQLELEKVKSDNLGAQYELLKQQINPHFLFNSLNTLKLMAETHDEETVDFIVKLSDFYRFTLESRKLDLISVQEEMKIVDAYLFLQKARFGEGIKFTNELGKEINATLIPPFTLQLLVENCIKHNIVSQSKPLHIKIYNNDNHIVIENPIQRKMNAEDSLGVGLDNIKMRYKHLLEKDIIIHSDEKTFQIKLPLIHEYNHY, via the coding sequence ATGCAACAGCAAAAAATAAAAATCTCACCAGCCATTATCTGGATAAGCTCTGTTTTCCTGGGTGTTTTATCTTCTGTACCTCAGCTGGCCTCTCATGAGTTCAACTGGAAAGAGGCAGTCGTAAATTCGGCGATTACAGCAGCTTTTTCCATTATCATGTGGTATATCAATATCTATATGCTGAACCGTACAGGAAAACGCAGGCAGCATATCTCCTATTCCAGATTGATGGTGGTACTGGCTTTCGGGATGGTGATCATGTTTGGGCTGGCATGGATCCAGCAGCTGATTCTTTCCCATATTAATTTCGGACCGGTGATGCTGATGGTGGAAGTAAGGGGAATTCTGATCAATCTGGTATGCTATATGTTTCTTACGCTGCTTCAGAACAATTATACCGGGCAGCAGATACAACTTGAGCTGGAAAAGGTAAAGAGTGATAATCTTGGAGCCCAGTATGAATTATTAAAACAGCAGATCAATCCGCATTTTCTTTTCAACAGCTTGAATACCTTAAAATTGATGGCAGAAACCCATGACGAAGAGACGGTTGATTTTATTGTAAAGCTTTCAGATTTTTACCGGTTTACGCTGGAAAGCAGAAAACTGGATCTGATCAGCGTTCAGGAAGAAATGAAAATAGTAGACGCTTATCTTTTTCTTCAGAAAGCACGTTTTGGGGAAGGAATTAAGTTCACCAACGAACTTGGAAAAGAAATCAATGCTACCCTTATTCCGCCTTTCACGCTTCAGCTTCTGGTGGAGAACTGCATCAAGCACAATATTGTTTCACAAAGCAAACCTTTGCATATTAAAATCTATAACAACGATAACCATATTGTCATTGAAAATCCCATCCAGCGTAAAATGAATGCAGAAGATTCGCTGGGAGTCGGGCTTGATAATATTAAAATGCGTTACAAACACTTATTGGAAAAGGATATCATCATTCATTCAGATGAAAAAACTTTCCAGATAAAACTACCATTAATCCATGAATATAATCATTATTGA
- a CDS encoding LytR/AlgR family response regulator transcription factor, which produces MNIIIIEDEFRAAKSLQNLLSDLKPDSKILGVYDSIETSIEGLKDIKPDLIFMDIHLSDGLSFEIFKSVEITCPVVFCTAFDQYMLDAFKSKGVDYVLKPFSKEDIAEALRKVDELKKFFQKNELPDLESLIQKISQPAAAGKSSFLVFKNQKYTTIPTEDIAYFYIHNEITHLVTFAKEQFPLSQPLGQVAEQVSDKQFFRVNRQYLVNFKAIKEMEHYFQRKILVKLTVETPEKLLINKEKTHSFFTWLEDR; this is translated from the coding sequence ATGAATATAATCATTATTGAAGATGAATTCAGGGCTGCAAAATCCCTGCAGAATTTACTCTCAGACTTAAAACCGGATTCGAAAATCCTTGGCGTTTACGACAGTATTGAAACAAGTATTGAAGGCTTAAAAGATATCAAACCTGATCTTATCTTTATGGATATCCATCTTTCTGACGGACTTTCCTTCGAGATTTTCAAATCGGTGGAGATCACTTGCCCTGTAGTTTTCTGTACAGCCTTTGACCAGTACATGCTGGATGCCTTTAAAAGTAAAGGAGTTGACTATGTTTTAAAACCTTTTTCAAAAGAAGATATTGCTGAAGCACTGAGAAAAGTGGATGAACTGAAAAAATTCTTCCAGAAAAATGAACTTCCGGATCTGGAATCACTGATACAAAAAATCAGCCAGCCTGCTGCTGCCGGTAAGAGTAGTTTCCTGGTTTTTAAAAATCAAAAATATACTACCATACCTACTGAAGATATTGCCTATTTTTATATCCACAATGAAATCACGCATCTGGTGACATTTGCCAAAGAACAGTTTCCCCTTTCACAGCCGCTTGGGCAGGTAGCGGAACAGGTTTCAGACAAGCAATTTTTCAGGGTAAACAGACAGTATCTTGTTAATTTCAAAGCCATTAAGGAAATGGAACATTATTTCCAACGTAAAATCCTTGTAAAACTTACTGTTGAAACGCCTGAAAAGCTTTTGATCAATAAAGAAAAAACGCATAGTTTCTTTACCTGGCTTGAGGACAGGTAA
- a CDS encoding DUF1223 domain-containing protein yields MILKNLITVSAFTAVLFATSAFIHQNKDQKTVQHPASETNGFAVLELFTSEGCSSCPPADELMGKIEKEYKGEPVYLLSYHVDYWNRLGWKDRFSTAENSQRQQQYSRILNSQVYTPQLIINGKTEFVGSDEDHIKNSIQKALLVSKKTDVALSANISGSTIDVQYKTSASDSHSVLLVNLVEKHSSTQVGKGENEGRHLHHWQIVHKQNQISLNKQEGTTTFRIPEGFSPEKWEVIAFIQNVKTGEISGSAKTSFK; encoded by the coding sequence ATGATACTAAAAAACTTAATCACAGTAAGCGCTTTTACCGCAGTGTTATTTGCTACTTCAGCATTTATTCATCAAAATAAAGATCAAAAGACAGTACAACATCCAGCCTCTGAAACCAATGGTTTCGCTGTTTTGGAACTTTTTACTTCAGAAGGCTGTTCAAGCTGTCCACCTGCAGATGAACTCATGGGAAAAATTGAAAAAGAATATAAAGGAGAGCCTGTTTATCTTCTCTCTTACCACGTTGATTACTGGAATCGTCTTGGATGGAAAGATCGGTTCAGTACTGCAGAAAATTCGCAGCGCCAACAGCAGTACAGCCGTATTTTGAATTCACAGGTGTATACTCCACAACTGATAATTAATGGAAAAACGGAATTTGTAGGCTCTGATGAGGATCATATTAAAAATTCCATTCAGAAAGCTCTGCTTGTTTCTAAAAAAACAGATGTGGCACTATCGGCAAATATTTCCGGCAGTACAATTGATGTTCAATATAAAACTTCAGCCTCAGATTCTCATAGTGTTCTTCTCGTTAATCTTGTTGAAAAACATTCCTCTACCCAGGTTGGTAAAGGTGAAAACGAAGGGCGTCATCTGCATCACTGGCAAATCGTTCATAAACAAAATCAGATCTCATTGAATAAGCAGGAAGGAACAACAACATTCAGAATTCCTGAAGGTTTTTCTCCTGAAAAATGGGAAGTGATAGCTTTTATTCAGAATGTCAAAACCGGAGAAATCTCGGGATCAGCAAAAACATCTTTTAAATAA
- a CDS encoding DoxX family protein: protein MKTKTTKIIYWAGAIFMSLWFGASGFFELTKNPVVWDITQQLGYPPHFIYILGVFKISGVLVLLLPNRLLRLKEWVFAGMFFDILFAFFSKIAVLGFPATVDAIVAFSILTMTYLMFRKLYSPELVFGEA, encoded by the coding sequence ATGAAAACAAAAACTACAAAAATCATCTATTGGGCCGGAGCTATTTTTATGTCACTATGGTTTGGAGCCAGCGGGTTCTTTGAACTTACAAAAAATCCGGTAGTATGGGACATCACACAGCAATTAGGCTATCCACCTCATTTTATCTATATCCTGGGTGTTTTTAAAATTTCAGGAGTTCTCGTTCTTCTGCTTCCCAACAGATTATTGAGGTTGAAAGAATGGGTATTTGCCGGAATGTTCTTTGATATTCTCTTTGCTTTCTTTTCAAAAATTGCCGTGCTTGGTTTTCCGGCTACGGTGGACGCAATAGTTGCTTTTTCCATACTTACGATGACTTATCTGATGTTCAGGAAACTGTATTCTCCTGAGCTGGTATTTGGAGAAGCATAA
- a CDS encoding MBL fold metallo-hydrolase, with the protein MNRRELLKNGLLAGTLSMIPFSGLMAEHRSISVKTGDDLSGFKKLKLGELELFILTDGYIHEENLNSFAPRGTVSELKSILRDNFRPEDYIDLAMNILLVKTKNKLILLDTGMGIFADERTGFLLKSLQKAGFTPKDITDVFISHAHPDHIGGVIDKKNQLIFPDANIFISKTEHDFWMQASMKDFNNSALKTQPEFLNQFIPAVRNILKTIKPKLKFYDFNNPLYDYFNFQLAPGHTPGLAVTTISSGNEKLIYIADLIHSDVVLFPHPEWGYFGDTDLDIAIASRKKLLKQMADTRIRAFAYHLPWPGLGYTKEKAAGFEWFPESFMS; encoded by the coding sequence ATGAACAGAAGAGAATTATTAAAGAACGGATTATTGGCAGGAACATTAAGTATGATTCCTTTTTCCGGTTTAATGGCAGAACATAGATCCATTTCGGTAAAAACAGGGGATGATCTTTCCGGATTTAAAAAACTGAAGCTTGGTGAGCTTGAACTATTTATTCTCACAGACGGATATATTCATGAAGAAAACCTGAATTCATTTGCACCAAGAGGCACCGTTTCAGAATTAAAATCAATTCTTAGAGATAATTTCAGACCAGAGGATTATATTGATCTTGCGATGAATATTCTACTGGTTAAAACAAAGAATAAGCTCATTCTACTAGATACCGGAATGGGAATTTTTGCTGATGAAAGAACAGGATTTCTGTTAAAAAGCCTTCAGAAAGCTGGTTTTACTCCCAAAGATATTACTGACGTTTTTATTTCACATGCCCATCCCGATCATATTGGTGGAGTGATAGATAAAAAAAATCAGCTTATTTTTCCTGATGCAAATATTTTCATCTCCAAAACAGAACATGACTTCTGGATGCAGGCTTCCATGAAAGACTTTAACAACAGTGCTCTGAAAACACAGCCTGAATTCCTCAATCAATTTATCCCGGCCGTCCGGAATATTCTGAAAACGATTAAGCCCAAACTGAAGTTTTATGATTTTAATAATCCCTTGTATGATTATTTTAATTTTCAATTAGCACCTGGTCACACCCCAGGTTTAGCGGTTACAACCATCTCATCTGGAAATGAAAAACTGATCTATATCGCAGATCTGATTCATTCCGATGTAGTCCTTTTTCCGCATCCTGAATGGGGATATTTTGGTGATACGGATCTTGATATCGCGATTGCATCAAGAAAAAAACTGCTGAAACAAATGGCAGATACCAGAATCAGAGCATTTGCTTACCACTTGCCATGGCCAGGTTTGGGTTACACAAAAGAAAAGGCTGCTGGTTTTGAATGGTTCCCGGAGAGTTTTATGAGTTAG
- a CDS encoding aldo/keto reductase: MKFKKLGNTEEQLSAIGLGCMGMSFAYGPTDEQESINTLHRALDLGVNFWDTADMYANGENEKLISKVLVPNRDKIFIATKFGFRFKDGKASHSGAPGTYFDGSPEWIRQAVDLSLQRLKIDTIDLYYAHRVDPNVPVEETVGAMAELVKAGKVKYLGLSEASAESIRKANKIHPIAALQSEYSILTKDIEKEILPTIRELGISLVPYSPLARGLFTNIYDAQNLGDDDFRKSLPRYQQEYLENNTKLANEINEFAASKGVKGTQLALAWVLNQGDDIIPIPGTKRIKYLEENIAAVNIELSQSDLDTIDAILKKYPNVGERYNEGSMKLVNN; this comes from the coding sequence ATGAAATTTAAAAAATTAGGAAACACAGAAGAACAGTTATCAGCAATCGGTTTAGGATGCATGGGGATGAGTTTTGCTTATGGTCCTACCGACGAGCAGGAAAGTATCAATACCTTACACAGAGCGTTGGATTTGGGCGTTAACTTTTGGGATACAGCAGATATGTATGCCAATGGAGAAAACGAAAAACTGATCTCTAAGGTTTTGGTTCCAAACAGAGATAAAATTTTTATTGCTACCAAATTCGGATTCAGATTTAAAGACGGTAAAGCAAGCCACAGCGGAGCTCCGGGAACTTATTTCGACGGTTCTCCGGAATGGATCAGACAGGCTGTAGATTTAAGTCTTCAAAGATTAAAAATCGATACTATTGATCTGTATTACGCCCACAGAGTAGATCCAAATGTTCCTGTAGAAGAAACAGTAGGGGCAATGGCAGAATTGGTAAAGGCAGGAAAAGTGAAATATCTAGGATTGTCAGAAGCTTCGGCAGAATCTATCAGAAAAGCCAATAAAATCCACCCGATTGCAGCTTTACAGTCTGAATATTCAATTTTAACCAAAGATATTGAAAAAGAAATTCTTCCAACCATCAGAGAACTGGGGATTTCTCTGGTTCCTTATTCACCGTTGGCAAGAGGGCTCTTCACCAATATCTATGATGCACAAAATCTGGGTGATGACGATTTCAGAAAATCATTACCGCGTTATCAGCAGGAATATCTTGAAAATAACACAAAGCTGGCTAACGAAATCAACGAATTTGCAGCTTCCAAAGGAGTGAAAGGAACCCAGCTTGCGCTAGCTTGGGTATTGAACCAGGGAGATGATATCATTCCGATTCCGGGTACAAAGCGAATCAAATATCTTGAAGAAAATATTGCAGCTGTCAATATAGAACTTTCCCAGTCGGATCTGGATACCATAGATGCCATCCTGAAAAAATATCCTAATGTAGGAGAAAGATACAATGAAGGTTCTATGAAATTGGTAAACAACTAA
- a CDS encoding helix-turn-helix domain-containing protein, translating to METHESLKDFYERNAPNLESSCIGISKMGHFNVFSREHCSLLTPYSRRYYYKISLIIGKGKLHYADKWIKVDRPALLFSNPNIPYSWEADDANQKGWFCLFTDQFLHNGSRMGNLLDSPLFKIGGTPIFFVDEEQQKTLSDMYTKMMTEIQSEYIHKYDMLRAYLHLMIHETIRMQPAESFEPYQNASQRVASLFMELLERQFPIDSPAACLKLKTPNDYAQSLSIHVNSLNRSVKEITGKTTSQQITAKIIQEAQALLTHTDWNISEIAYGLGFEEPAYFTNYFKKQTGITPNALRMNLV from the coding sequence ATGGAAACACACGAATCACTTAAGGACTTTTATGAAAGAAATGCTCCCAATCTGGAATCATCATGTATCGGAATCAGTAAAATGGGACATTTCAATGTATTTTCCCGGGAACACTGCTCACTACTGACTCCTTACAGCAGGAGATATTATTACAAAATTTCACTGATTATAGGAAAGGGAAAACTTCATTATGCCGATAAATGGATTAAAGTGGACCGCCCTGCATTACTGTTTTCAAATCCTAATATTCCTTATTCATGGGAGGCTGATGATGCCAATCAGAAAGGCTGGTTCTGTCTGTTTACAGATCAGTTTCTGCATAATGGAAGCCGGATGGGCAATCTTCTGGATTCACCGCTTTTTAAAATTGGAGGAACTCCGATTTTCTTTGTTGATGAAGAACAGCAGAAAACACTTTCGGATATGTATACAAAAATGATGACTGAAATTCAGTCGGAATATATTCATAAATACGATATGCTGAGGGCTTATCTTCATCTGATGATCCATGAAACCATCAGAATGCAGCCGGCAGAAAGTTTTGAGCCTTATCAGAATGCCTCACAAAGAGTAGCATCATTGTTTATGGAATTGCTGGAAAGACAATTTCCGATTGACAGTCCTGCTGCCTGTTTAAAGTTAAAAACTCCCAATGATTATGCGCAGAGCCTTTCCATACATGTGAATTCATTAAACCGCTCTGTAAAAGAGATTACAGGGAAAACAACCAGCCAGCAGATCACCGCAAAGATTATTCAGGAAGCCCAAGCTTTGCTCACCCATACAGACTGGAACATCTCTGAAATAGCTTACGGTCTGGGCTTTGAAGAGCCTGCTTACTTTACCAATTATTTTAAAAAACAAACAGGAATTACCCCAAATGCTTTAAGAATGAACCTTGTTTGA